Proteins encoded in a region of the Nitrospirota bacterium genome:
- the truB gene encoding tRNA pseudouridine(55) synthase TruB, protein MNIIINLNKPKGITSQQAVTRVKKQLGAGKAGHTGTLDPMATGVLLVCLNEATKVSRFLLDKDKTYHARLKLGERTDTLDADGRLIETRAVPSFTAEQIVNVAEQFIGRIMQKPPMYSAIKRNGQPLYRLARQGIEVERAERPVEIYDIKLLQIDIPYVEIAVSCSKGTYIRTLCDDIGLALGTGAHITALDRTGIGIFTIDSSVTFDRLGQGIPDDSPCVSSIDRALADLPEVMLDETDFKKARNGISPGRDLAMGFPDNIYCRLSDPSGSLFGIGITKNERIIIERNLNL, encoded by the coding sequence ATGAACATCATCATCAATTTAAACAAGCCTAAAGGAATAACCTCTCAGCAGGCGGTTACGAGGGTAAAGAAGCAGCTGGGAGCTGGAAAAGCCGGCCACACCGGCACGCTTGACCCCATGGCAACCGGGGTTCTGCTCGTATGCCTGAACGAAGCAACGAAGGTCAGCCGCTTTCTTCTTGATAAAGACAAAACCTATCATGCAAGGCTTAAGCTCGGCGAAAGAACAGATACCCTTGATGCAGACGGCAGGCTCATAGAAACGCGGGCGGTGCCGTCTTTTACTGCGGAACAAATTGTCAATGTTGCGGAGCAGTTCATCGGCAGGATAATGCAGAAGCCGCCCATGTATTCAGCGATTAAACGTAACGGCCAGCCTCTTTATCGGCTTGCCCGGCAAGGCATAGAAGTGGAACGGGCGGAACGGCCTGTTGAGATCTACGATATCAAACTCTTACAGATAGATATCCCCTATGTTGAGATAGCTGTTTCCTGCTCAAAAGGGACCTACATACGTACGCTCTGCGATGACATCGGTCTCGCGCTCGGCACCGGGGCTCATATCACTGCGCTTGACAGAACAGGCATCGGCATCTTTACGATCGACTCATCAGTGACCTTCGACAGACTGGGCCAGGGAATTCCCGATGACTCTCCGTGCGTGTCGTCCATAGACCGTGCACTTGCTGATCTGCCGGAGGTTATGCTTGATGAAACTGACTTCAAGAAAGCCAGAAACGGCATATCTCCCGGCAGGGACCTTGCCATGGGATTCCCTGACAATATCTACTGCAGATTGAGTGATCCATCCGGATCTCTGTTCGGGATTGGTATAACAAAAAATGAAAGAATTATCATCGAAAGAAACCTTAATTTATAA
- the pilM gene encoding type IV pilus assembly protein PilM, translating into MFFSAKGSVGLDIGSSYVKAVKLKELKGGYELELCHLHSLPPELIVDGSIIDSLRLVDSLKEMLKAAGIKSQNVAISISGHSSVIIKRISLPEMSEEELSESIKFEAEQYVPFDIEDVNLDFQIIGPKDEPGQMDVILVAVKKDIINEYIQVVKEAGLTPVVVDIDSFALENMYGINYEIEPGKNVALLNIGASTINMSILKGGISVFTRDSSLGSNLHTEALQREFNISYEVAEKLKRGEPVENVSPEDANAVIESASEEILSEISRSFDYYRSTTVHEDIAEVILSGGCGLIKNFASMITERSGIETKIAEPFKNIRIPKKLDAGYIEEIAPMMAVAVGLALRNQGDR; encoded by the coding sequence ATGTTTTTTAGCGCAAAAGGATCAGTTGGACTGGATATCGGCTCCAGTTATGTCAAAGCGGTGAAGCTCAAGGAGTTAAAGGGAGGATATGAGCTTGAGCTCTGTCATCTCCATTCGCTGCCGCCTGAACTTATTGTCGACGGTTCGATTATCGACTCTCTGCGCCTTGTTGACTCACTAAAAGAGATGCTCAAAGCAGCAGGGATCAAGTCACAGAATGTTGCCATTTCCATTTCAGGCCATTCTTCGGTCATTATCAAGAGAATTTCCCTGCCTGAAATGTCTGAGGAAGAGCTTTCAGAATCGATCAAGTTTGAGGCAGAACAGTATGTGCCCTTTGACATTGAAGATGTCAATCTGGATTTCCAGATCATAGGCCCAAAAGATGAGCCGGGTCAGATGGATGTCATTCTTGTTGCCGTAAAGAAAGACATTATTAATGAATATATCCAGGTGGTCAAAGAAGCCGGCCTTACCCCTGTCGTGGTTGATATTGATTCGTTCGCTCTTGAAAATATGTACGGGATCAACTATGAAATTGAACCCGGCAAGAATGTTGCGCTGCTCAATATCGGAGCAAGTACTATTAATATGAGCATCCTGAAGGGCGGCATATCGGTCTTTACCCGGGACAGTTCTCTGGGCAGCAACCTGCATACCGAGGCCCTGCAGAGAGAATTCAATATCAGTTACGAGGTCGCGGAAAAACTGAAGCGCGGAGAGCCGGTTGAAAACGTGTCACCTGAAGATGCAAATGCGGTGATTGAATCAGCGTCTGAAGAGATCCTCAGCGAGATCAGCCGTTCCTTTGATTACTACAGGAGCACTACGGTACACGAAGATATCGCTGAAGTTATCCTGAGCGGAGGATGCGGCCTTATCAAGAATTTTGCTTCCATGATCACGGAACGTTCGGGTATAGAGACAAAAATTGCTGAGCCGTTCAAAAATATTCGTATTCCAAAGAAACTCGATGCGGGATATATCGAGGAGATAGCCCCTATGATGGCAGTAGCGGTCGGGCTTGCACTCAGAAATCAGGGCGACAGATGA
- a CDS encoding PilN domain-containing protein gives MIKVNLLSATKKKKKSKPVPIFLIYTVLLTLAVGAIVLYIAYHFSSAVSAKQAKVKENEKTIAALKEKIKAVEDFEKLNKTFLERKDIIEELGKNKTLPVKILDEIGAVLPPGVWLTNADVKGLDVSLSCVAFTNTDVVNYVNNLKNSKLFTDVYLQESVQAKAAATTVYNFKLTFKVKA, from the coding sequence ATGATAAAGGTCAATTTACTTTCAGCAACGAAAAAGAAAAAGAAATCGAAGCCTGTCCCGATTTTTTTGATCTATACGGTTCTTCTTACCCTGGCTGTTGGAGCAATAGTCCTCTATATCGCTTACCACTTCAGCTCTGCGGTTTCAGCCAAACAGGCGAAGGTCAAAGAAAACGAAAAAACCATTGCAGCATTAAAAGAGAAGATAAAAGCTGTCGAGGATTTTGAAAAACTGAACAAAACATTTCTGGAGCGCAAAGATATCATTGAAGAGCTGGGGAAAAACAAGACCCTGCCGGTCAAGATACTTGATGAAATTGGCGCGGTTCTTCCTCCCGGAGTCTGGCTGACCAACGCAGATGTCAAGGGGCTGGATGTGTCGCTTTCGTGCGTTGCTTTTACCAATACTGATGTGGTCAATTATGTCAATAATCTGAAGAATTCAAAACTCTTCACGGATGTGTATCTGCAGGAGTCGGTTCAGGCAAAGGCAGCCGCAACTACCGTATACAATTTCAAATTGACATTCAAGGTGAAAGCGTAA